The Aedes aegypti strain LVP_AGWG chromosome 3, AaegL5.0 Primary Assembly, whole genome shotgun sequence genome contains a region encoding:
- the LOC5566544 gene encoding uncharacterized protein LOC5566544 produces the protein MVKLERYERSAISRDVPQEGHLLVAELLQRQLVNRQDSYDLANLLFDQCGECNKMACLPQSAFAVHKLRKPQNEKDLAVARLSTEKQDSPRYTNNTLDLTPVKYSDKLMNSIWGLYNRYSPHNFKKNNGSNEQYFGMQQPFAVACAASEIANSEAKYRPNKK, from the exons ATGGTGAAATTGGAACGGTACGAGAGAAGCGCTATCTCCAGAGACGTGCCACAGGAAGGACATTTACTGGTAGCGGAGCTGCTGCAGAGGCAGCTTGTTAACCGGCAAGATTCTTACGATCTAGCGAACTTACTATTCGATCAGTGTGGAG AGTGCAACAAAATGGCTTGCCTTCCCCAATCGGCCTTCGCAGTGCACAAACTGCGCAAACCACAGAATGAGAAGGACCTCGCTGTGGCACGGCTCAGCACCGAAAAGCAGGACTCACCGCGCTACACGAACAACA CGCTTGACCTCACGCCGGTCAAGTACAGCGATAAGCTGATGAACAGCATCTGGGGCCTCTACAATCGCTACTCGCCGCACAACTTCAAGAAGAACAACGGCTCCAACGAGCAGTACTTCGGCATGCAGCAGCC TTTCGCTGTTGCATGCGCCGCTTCGGAGATAGCCAACTCTGAAGCCAAGTACCGCCCGAATAAGAAGTGA